One region of Juglans regia cultivar Chandler chromosome 4, Walnut 2.0, whole genome shotgun sequence genomic DNA includes:
- the LOC108988434 gene encoding spermidine hydroxycinnamoyl transferase-like: MVTLKSTSTIFPSKPTPGGVLQLSENDQIMQWTHAPLICIYKTTGDNNEKPTTLETLKDSLSRALVPYYPLAGRLSWIHGGRLELHCNAKGAQLSEAYSEAKLDELGDFAPTKAVEDLVPKVDYGSPIEDWPLMLVQVTRFSCGGLCVGTAMSHTMVDGWSAAKFFNAWTKLARGDELEENEMPFHDRTILRSSEPLLPLRFEHIEFTKPPLLLGHTDAKEEKMKETCATILKVSKEQVEGLRKKANEIPHQDMEMVVTRPYSRYEAVASHLWRCICKARASDNSQPTRLYLGLDYRSRLKPSLPLGYFGNAVLTTVTSKCVHGDLLSKPHSYAAGNIREAIERMTDEYIRSALDFITSKEDVSAMRSNFHIRAYTKTPNFLGNPNVSVGSWINLPFYGMDYGWGKPIYVGPGLLNDDGKCRSSCQVQLLMDLSS; the protein is encoded by the coding sequence atggTGACCCTCAAGTCTACTTCCACCATCTTTCCGAGCAAGCCTACACCGGGAGGCGTATTACAGTTATCAGAGAACGACCAAATAATGCAATGGACTCATGCACCTCTCATCTGTATCTACAAAACCACCGGCGACAACAATGAAAAACCAACAACACTCGAGACTCTGAAAGACTCCCTGAGCCGTGCATTGGTTCCCTACTACCCACTAGCTGGTCGACTAAGCTGGATTCATGGTGGCCGACTGGAACTCCATTGTAATGCCAAGGGAGCGCAGCTATCGGAAGCTTATTCAGAAGCAAAACTTGATGAACTTGGCGACTTTGCACCAACAAAGGCAGTCGAAGATTTGGTCCCTAAGGTTGATTATGGTAGTCCGATTGAGGATTGGCCCTTGATGCTGGTGCAAGTCACAAGGTTTAGCTGCGGTGGTCTCTGTGTTGGAACAGCCATGTCCCACACAATGGTTGATGGATGGTCTGCTGCTAAATTCTTCAATGCATGGACCAAGTTGGCACGAGGGGATGAATTGGAGGAGAATGAGATGCCTTTCCATGATCGCACCATATTACGATCATCCGAACCACTTCTGCCTCTACGCTTTGAGCATATAGAGTTCACAAAACCACCACTCCTATTAGGACACACTGATGCCAAAGAGGAGAAGATGAAAGAAACTTGTGCCACCATATTGAAAGTCAGCAAAGAGCAAGTCGAGGGACTAAGAAAAAAAGCCAACGAGATCCCACATCAAGACATGGAAATGGTGGTGACACGACCTTATTCTCGATATGAAGCAGTCGCTAGCCACTTATGGAGGTGTATATGCAAGGCACGAGCAAGTGATAACTCTCAACCTACAAGACTTTACTTAGGGCTTGATTATCGTAGCCGCTTGAAGCCGTCTCTCCCCCTAGGATACTTTGGAAACGCAGTTCTTACGACCGTCACATCGAAATGTGTCCATGGCGACCTATTGTCCAAGCCACATAGTTATGCTGCTGGAAATATAAGGGAAGCCATCGAGCGTATGACAGATGAGTATATAAGGTCAGCTCTTGATTTTATAACTAGCAAAGAGGATGTGAGTGCTATGAGGAGTAACTTCCATATTCGTGCATACACGAAAACACCTAATTTCTTAGGAAATCCCAACGTTTCTGTCGGAAGTTGGATTAATTTGCCATTTTATGGTATGGATTATGGATGGGGAAAGCCAATATACGTCGGTCCAGGATTATTAAATGATGATGGCAAGTGTCGTTCATCATGTCAAGTCCAACTGCTGATGGATCTCTCCTCATAG